The Temnothorax longispinosus isolate EJ_2023e chromosome 7, Tlon_JGU_v1, whole genome shotgun sequence genome contains a region encoding:
- the Shn gene encoding uncharacterized protein Shn isoform X2: MTDPQLTNNNNNNNNNNNNNDGEPKYLHKKFKKMATTEVAPKVIEKEGTANNVASGETPKRKDDDKDGKESSKELGNKLEPSPEPAGTVEPTAESRKSGYACPYCPMTWTKPSVLQKHIRAHTNERPYPCALCGISFKTKSNLYKHCRSRSHAHKVEKGEKVSEDSDISLSDSASNGTGTPPPPPASTPTTATTTVSTAAVKTVKTGKIYKPKFQARTALQCVNSDTETSSLSPSSSNSSSLSSSTTASASNSVKPNAEQLQEHIDKIITDNQAIVDAVDPCLHKLMHRQQSLVETKQSFEQQPLNLSSAEESSNSRKRCYSDSCAQEAKDSELPESSIIKDLLLKTRGSMNGPIAETAVENFVCPKCNIPYTSIDNLEAHSRYYCSKGIDSSRKGADYHADLEKRDSDFDVKSSDYYSTLQPLPSPGPLLGNTRLVDAYAPPAKKQRTESVPTSLRSLEELSKYPRPNSLQMFGGEVRILDNTGEVTKTMRIEPRQTNSPTNEHVVNSKCMNSETASIVVKSGLHSGGTMMHKPPGTSASTSNSSISLPNAPKILAPIIPNISTPNIAPTMSCYDYLGPLNPLTSITAYNPLTLPQAGITNILHAGKVIPYVPGMPGPHTLTGTPTIDISPSITAGEAGYKVIPGLPGLHMVPQPLDLASPVKVQSSMVPGMPSPLSGHVPSMLDQPLDLASPAKESMKISFKTPNGDGLKSGLTSPKVPSVKVETSTDKYRTRVPSTLGGETGKTELDRHIKNNTTVKYKGIESPRERKDFTYDKSPKLDKAFSYPNGVDPTISSNSYSKMRYSPKTISESRKRSSNWGVSEVDAGRAAPVDTHTAIPKYDLPPHENGRLKNNVSSDPRGWIKIADGYGGFNGAKMKADNAPSVILVNLDSSKTEVPTKTSVELIVKDKQPEAKSPKSGSDVAKETTSANKFLRPTSLPLKPGTFTPKKHHGITPTANTLPLISPETPRPKKSYGQLYLNGHAYTYLGLKCSTRLFYCTLNRPQPMYVTQQHGLSMYSNWKICKEAPPDVDMAHYDSRHRPLNYTTAWKKQEDILTHSSQRPTTPTSPDSGLESDMQEKTKRVKIFDGGFESNEDYTYVRGRGRGRYVCEECGIRCKKPSMLKKHIRTHTDVRPYTCKHCTFSFKTKGNLTKHMKSKAHYKKCVELGVVPVPTTVCDENIDKEAIARLVAGGGNAEESSEEEEDSDGEESEESGSEEQEAAQSLLSLSQRNTSNRLPGLLPSGRPTTYPYTLTLPTTSAVSVAPTTTTTSTMSQSVTTQETALIQNELSHRYYFPSNRSATEETRISVIQSSKKDDSDFEIEEITDVTESRHQLSQPMDLTTKQTTQVLPSPVPQRVRPADILTPVSEPVLLQTIVQTMERLPIQGREWKPDAEGHMLQAYLTERHVMDSKIKQQYRVGNSKVDKQIQERDAYSRHQDQNRSRHIDSNGIPTVTYTDPSKMQHTVMESRVKHMTKHTSDDIKMEIREKIYQNNMAIERRTFDYEAIHKNKEQSNRTVSDRENFELGLTNGPAGARPGIEYGLSMTRNNSSIERPNCSIVPVRSTSSIDCHSPKSLNMDVNNRPPLMQHTNNDIDRSSMFNAMKMVSEMERPRECHPVGQEMRPANHEMRTATNDVRIQNHSPRNLDLRPPSREIRTPGQEYRTQSQELRLSNQQEYKIRGQEIRPPSREYKPSFAHDMQVIQELMPSTNMEIRQANPDNRPPSRDMRTLAEYRAHAQDPRANYEILQPIHEPLKSQNVDARSTSPQKVRILYYDTKHSADMAKQNTLDNMKHAIAGKVVVGGPDFRSPSPNTGNAKPQAEFLQPSSGPAPNYVSVTEDGRTACGICNKVFSKPSQLRLHLNIHYFERPYRCENCAVSFRTKGHLTKHERSVSHHNKVSMTSTFGAATTSNPRPFKCTDCKVAFRIHGHLAKHLRSKMHIMKLECLGKLPFGTYAEMERSGINLNDIDTTDCDNSLNSLQMLAQKLGEKDPAKIAQWDSEALPGPVVSGSETSSDEGEPIPQHALHAQYVKAATDADISRPYHMSIVPEKPKAINDVCLRSPQFNQQRRDYAVKEQRLISAVVSMEDARGAEDSLQSYKCQVCPVSMRTVNELQVHCFVEHNIETDSSTNIHGDRSAGKCSREKENTQKRIMEESAVKEDHKRQRIEDT, from the exons ATGACAGACCCACAGCTGaccaataataataacaacaacaataacaacaacaacaacaacgaTGGCGAGCCAAAGTACCTGCACAAGAAGTTCAAGAAGATGGCGACGACCGAGGTTGCGCCGAAAGTCATCGAGAAGGAGGGCACGGCAAACAACGTCGCCTCTGGTGAGACGCCCAAGCGTAAGGACGACGACAAGGATGGCAAGGAGTCGTCGAAGGAACTCGGCAACAAGCTCGAGCCTTCCCCGGAGCCGGCAGGGACAGTCGAACCCACCGCCGAGTCCCGGAAGAGTGGTTACGCGTGCCCTTACTGCCCGATGACGTGGACCAAGCCGAGTGTCCTTCAAAAGCACATCAGGGCACATACGAATGAACGGCCGTATCCGTGCGCGCTCTGCGGAATCTCCTTCAAGACCAAATCGAATCTGTACAAGCACTGCAGATCGCGCTCTCACGCGCACAAGGTggagaaaggagaaaag GTGTCCGAGGATTCTGACATAAGTCTGTCAGATAGCGCCAGTAATGGCACTGGgacaccaccgccgccgccagcTTCTACGCCTACAACGGCAACGACGACGGTATCTACTGCCGCAGTTAAGACCGTGAAGACCGGCAAGATTTACAAGCCGAAGTTTCAAGCCCGAACGGCCCTGCAGTGCGTGAACAGCGACACCGAAACGTCTTCCTTATCGCCCAGTTCTTCCAACAGTTCCTCCTTGTCTTCCTCCACGACCGCCTCTGCTTCCAATTCTGTTAAACCGAACGCGGAACAGTTGCAGGAGCACATCGACAAGATCATCACGGACAATCAGGCGATCGTTGACGCAGTGGATCCATGTCTGCACAAATTAATGCATCGCCAGCAGAGTTTAGTGGAGACGAAGCAGTCATTTGAACAGCAGCCGTTGAACTTGTCTTCCGCGGAGGAGTCTTCAAACAGCAGAAAGCGCTGCTACAGCGACAGTTGCGCTCAAGAAGCGAAAGACAGTGAGCTTCCGGAGAGTTCGATTATCAAGGATCTCCTGTTGAAAACTCGCGGTTCCATGAACGGACCGATAGCGGAGACCGCTGTAGAAAACTTCGTCTGTCCTAAATGCAACATCCCCTACACTAGCATAGATAATTTAGAGGCTCACAGTAGATATTATTGTAGTAAGGGTATCGACAGTTCTCGAAAAGGAGCCGATTATCATGCGGACTTAGAGAAACGAGATTCTGATTTCGATGTGAAATCTTCTGATTATTACAGTACCTTGCAACCGTTACCCTCGCCAGGTCCTCTGCTGGGTAATACCAGACTAGTCGACGCGTACGCTCCACCTGCTAAGAAGCAAAGAACGGAATCCGTGCCGACCAGTTTAAGATCATTGGAAGAGCTCAGCAAATACCCGCGTCCGAACTCGCTGCAGATGTTCGGCGGTGAAGTGAGGATTCTCGACAACACAGGCGAGGTGACGAAAACGATGAGAATCGAGCCACGACAGACGAATTCGCCCACGAACGAGCACGTAGTCAACAGCAAGTGCATGAACTCGGAGACGGCGTCGATAGTGGTAAAATCGGGACTTCATTCTGGCGGTACCATGATGCACAAGCCGCCAGGCACATCGGCCAGCACGTCCAATTCCTCCATATCCTTGCCCAACGCGCCGAAGATATTGGCGCCCATCATACCGAACATATCAACCCCGAATATAGCGCCCACCATGTCCTGCTACGACTACTTGGGGCCTCTCAACCCGCTGACGAGTATCACTGCCTACAATCCGTTGACTCTGCCGCAAGCTGGTATCACGAATATCCTCCATGCTGGAAAGGTGATACCTTATGTACCCGGTATGCCCGGACCGCACACTCTGACCGGTACACCAACCATAGACATATCTCCGAGTATAACGGCCGGCGAAGCCGGTTACAAGGTGATACCAGGGCTACCGGGCCTACATATGGTACCTCAGCCGCTGGATCTGGCCAGTCCGGTGAAAGTACAGTCCAGCATGGTGCCTGGCATGCCTAGTCCGTTGTCTGGACATGTTCCTTCCATGTTAGATCAGCCTTTAGACCTGGCCAGTCCGGCAAAGGAATCGATGAAGATCAGCTTCAAGACACCCAACGGCGACGGTCTGAAGAGCGGTTTGACCAGTCCCAAAGTTCCTAGCGTTAAGGTTGAGACCTCGACGGACAAGTATCGCACGAGGGTACCGTCGACTCTCGGTGGAGAGACTGGTAAAACGGAGCTCGATCGtcatatcaaaaataatacgACAGTGAAGTACAAGGGTATAGAGAGCCCGCGAGAGAGGAAGGATTTCACATACGACAAGAGCCCGAAGCTGGACAAGGCTTTTAGTTATCCGAACGGCGTGGACCCCACGATTTCTTCGAACTCTTACAGCAAAATGAGATATTCGCCCAAGACCATTTCGGAAAGTAGGAAGAGATCGTCAAATTGGGGAGTCAGTGAAGTGGATGCTGGCAGAGCAGCTCCGGTAGACACGCACACTGCAATCCCTAAGTACGACTTGCCTCCTCACGAAAATGGTCGATTAAAAAACAATGTCTCCTCGGATCCACGTGGATGGATCAAGATCGCGGATGGATACGGCGGATTCAACGGCGCCAAAATGAAGGCCGACAACGCGCCATCGGTGATACTTGTGAACTTAGATTCTTCCAAGACAGAAGTGCCAACGAAAACTTCCGtagaattaattgttaaagacAAGCAACCCGAGGCCAAGTCGCCGAAAAGTGGCAGCGATGTCGCTAAAGAAACGACTAGTGCTAATAAGTTCTTGAGACCCACGTCTCTGCCATTGAAACCCGGCACGTTTACGCCGAAGAAGCATCACGGGATCACGCCCACGGCGAATACACTTCCTCTCATCAGTCCGGAGACTCCGCGACCCAAGAAGTCGTACGGACAACTATATCTAAATGGGCATGCCTATACATATCTGGGACTCAAGTGTTCCACCAGGTTGTTTTATTGTACCCTGAATCGACCGCAGCCAATGTATGTCACGCAGCAGCACGGTCTGTCGATGTACTCCAATTGGAAGATATGCAAGGAGGCACCACCAGACGTGGATATGGCGCACTACGACTCTCGGCATAGGCCTCTCAATTACACGACCGCGTGGAAGAAACAAGAGGACATCCTAACGCACTCCTCGCAAAGACCAACCACTCCCACCAGTCCGGACAGCGGATTAGAGAGTGACATGCAGGAGAAGACGAAAAGGGTGAAGATATTTGACGGAGGCTTCGAGAGTAACGAAGATTACACTTATGTGCGCGGAAGAG gTCGAGGACGCTATGTCTGTGAAGAATGCGGTATTCGTTGTAAAAAACCATCTATGCTGAAGAAACATATCAGAACACATACGGATGTTAGGCCGTACACTTGCAAGCATTGTACCTTTAG TTTTAAAACAAAGGGTAACCTCACGAAACACATGAAATCTAAGGCTCACTACAAGAAGTGTGTGGAATTGGGCGTAGTGCCAGTCCCTACAACTGTCTGCGACGAAAACATCGACAAGGAGGCTATCGCGCGATTAGTTGCCGGTGGCGGTAACGCGGAAGAATCCtcagaggaagaggaagataGTGACGGAGAAGAAAGCGAGGAGTCTGGTAGCGAGGAGCAAGAAGCGGCACAAAGTCTATTGAGTCTTTCGCAACGTAACACGTCGAACAGATTGCCGGGGTTGCTACCGTCTGGTAGACCCACAACGTATCCGTACACGTTAACTTTACCGACGACTTCCGCCGTGAGCGTCGCGCCCACCACCACGACTACATCGACCATGAGTCAAAGCGTCACCACGCAAGAAACAGCTCTGATCCAAAATGAATTATCACACCGTTATTACTTCCCGTCGAACCGAAGTGCGACAGAAGAAACGAGGATCAGTGTCATTCAGTCGTCGAAGAAAGATGACTCTGACTTCGAGATCGAGGAAATCACTGATGTCACGGAGTCACGTCATCAGCTGTCGCAGCCCATGGATCTCACGACGAAGCAGACCACTCAGGTGTTGCCCTCGCCGGTACCGCAAAGGGTTAGACCCGCGGACATTCTGACACCCGTTTCGGAGCCGGTCCTGTTGCAGACGATAGTCCAAACGATGGAACGGCTGCCTATACAGGGTAGAGAGTGGAAACCGGATGCGGAGGGCCACATGTTGCAGGCCTACCTCACGGAGAGACATGTAATGGACAGCAAAATTAAGCAGCAATACCGCGTCGGAAATAGCAAGGTGGACAAGCAGATACAGGAAAGAGATGCTTACTCGCGTCATCAAGACCAGAACAGGTCCAGGCATATAGATTCCAACGGTATTCCAACGGTGACTTATACCGATCCCAGCAAGATGCAGCATACCGTTATGGAATCTAGGGTTAAACACATGACGAAGCACACCAGCGACGACATTAAGATGGAAATCAGGGAAAAGATTTATCAGAATAACATGGCGATAGAGAGACGGACGTTCGATTACGAGGCTATTCACAAGAATAAAGAACAGAGTAATCGTACAGTTTCTGATCGTGAAAATTTTGAGCTTGGTCTAACTAACGGTCCCGCTGGCGCAAGGCCAGGTATCGAGTATGGACTATCTATGACTAGGAACAATAGTTCGATCGAGAGACCGAATTGCTCTATTGTACCTGTTCGCAGCACGTCCAGTATTGATTGCCATTCGCCGAAATCTTTGAATATGGACGTCAACAATCGACCACCGTTGATGCAACATACGAACAACGATATTGATAGAAGTTCCATGTTCAACGCGATGAAGATGGTGAGTGAGATGGAAAGACCTAGAGAATGCCATCCCGTCGGTCAGGAAATGAGGCCTGCGAATCACGAGATGAGAACCGCGACTAATGATGTTCGAATACAGAATCATAGTCCGCGGAATCTCGACCTAAGACCGCCCAGTAGAGAGATCAGAACGCCTGGTCAAGAATACAGGACGCAGAGTCAAGAGCTGAGGCTATCGAATCAACAGGAATACAAGATACGCGGTCAAGAAATAAGACCGCCCAGTCGCGAGTACAAGCCATCGTTCGCTCACGATATGCAAGTCATTCAAGAGCTTATGCCGTCGACAAACATGGAAATCCGGCAAGCAAATCCGGATAATAGACCGCCGAGCCGTGACATGAGAACTCTCGCAGAATACAGGGCGCACGCCCAAGATCCACGTGCTAACTACGAAATATTGCAGCCTATACACGAGCCGCTCAAGTCGCAAAACGTAGACGCGAGAAGTACGTCACCGCAGAAAGTACGAATCCTCTATTACGATACGAAACACTCTGCGGACATGGCTAAACAGAATACGTTAGATAACATGAAACACGCGATAGCCGGAAAGGTAGTCGTCGGTGGGCCAGATTTTCGATCGCCGTCACCAAACACAGGAAACGCGAAACCGCAAGCGGAATTTTTACAACCGTCGAGTGGACCGGCGCCTAACTATGTCAG TGTCACGGAAGATGGTAGGACTGCGTGTGGGATTTGTAATAAGGTGTTCAGCAAGCCTAGTCAGTTACGGTTGCATCTCAACATTCATTATTTCGAGCGGCCGTACAGATGCGAAAATTGTGCAGTTTCTTTCCGGACTAAAGGCCACTTGACGAAACATGAAAGATCCGTTTCCCATCACAATAAG gtCAGTATGACTTCTACGTTTGGCGCAGCAACTACCAGCAACCCTAGGCCTTTCAAGTGTACAGATTGTAAGGTAGCATTCAGAATACATGGACATTTGGCCAAGCATCTTCGCAGCAAGATGCACATCATGAAGTTAGAGTGCTTGGGCAAACTTCCGTTTGGAACCTATGCGGAGATGGAAAGATCTGGCATCAATTTGAATGATATCGATACGACGGACTGTGATAATAGTCTTAATAGTCTGCAG ATGTTGGCTCAAAAATTAGGCGAGAAGGATCCGGCAAAGATCGCGCAGTGGGACTCGGAAGCTCTGCCCGGACCGGTCGTGAGCGGCAGCGAGACCTCGTCGGATGAGGGTGAGCCTATACCGCAGCACGCGCTTCACGCGCAATACGTGAAAGCGGCAACGGACGCAGACATCTCCCGACCATATCACATGTCGATCGTCCCCGAGAAACCGAAAGCTATTAACGACGTTTGCCTCCGCAGCCCTCAGTTCAATCAGCAGAGACGTGATTACGCCGTTAAAGAGCAGCGACTGATTTCGGCGGTCGTTTCAATGGAGGACGCGAGAGGAGCGGAGGACAGTTTACAATCGTACAAGTGCCAAGTTTGCCCTGTATCTATGCGTACCGTAAACGAGTTACAGGTACACTGTTTTGTTGAACATAATATTGAGACGGATTCTAGTACAAATATTCACGGAGACAGGAGTGCGGGTAAATGTAGCagggaaaaagagaatacTCAAAAAAGAATTATGGAGGAATCCGCAGTGAAGGAAGATCACAAAAGACAAAGGATAGAGGATACATAG